One genomic region from Nocardia vinacea encodes:
- a CDS encoding YbaB/EbfC family nucleoid-associated protein has product MYPNSGDIDPITGRMEAVRRALLTDTASAGRYGVTVEVGADGTLAAVRIDESVTPYGAELGKLITTLAREALDEARINVRERLAEFNADPRIEAALDNLELAAGRPHVVKPKVQSQPMTYEDELTEDELIELNERRNQSWFR; this is encoded by the coding sequence ATGTATCCGAACAGTGGGGACATCGACCCGATCACCGGTCGGATGGAGGCAGTGCGTCGGGCGTTGCTGACTGATACGGCCAGCGCCGGGCGATACGGGGTCACCGTCGAGGTGGGCGCGGACGGAACATTGGCTGCGGTGCGCATCGATGAGAGTGTTACGCCGTACGGGGCCGAGCTCGGCAAGCTGATCACCACTCTCGCTCGGGAAGCGCTCGACGAAGCGCGAATCAACGTGCGTGAACGATTGGCCGAGTTCAATGCGGATCCGCGGATCGAGGCGGCACTCGACAATCTCGAGCTCGCCGCGGGACGTCCGCATGTGGTGAAGCCGAAAGTTCAGTCGCAACCTATGACGTACGAAGACGAGCTCACCGAGGACGAGTTGATCGAGCTCAACGAGCGGCGCAATCAGTCATGGTTCCGCTAG
- a CDS encoding TerD family protein: MRKNETVSLTKHGAPPLSRVRMGLGWDPAVHGRNIDLDASVIAYDHRAKKLVNVWFLKQEAFKGAIRHSGDNLTGHGEGDDEVITVDLTALPPEVYALVFTVNSFAGHKFDQVGRAHCRLVDDQSGTELVRFELSKGEPTTGVFMCMLTRGTHGWNMTALGEYAKGITVRKMVDPGKRFVLTTL; this comes from the coding sequence TTGCGCAAGAACGAAACCGTCTCTCTCACCAAGCACGGCGCGCCGCCGCTGAGCCGGGTACGAATGGGTTTGGGTTGGGACCCGGCGGTACACGGCCGGAATATCGACTTGGACGCGTCGGTCATCGCATACGACCACCGAGCCAAGAAGCTGGTCAATGTCTGGTTCCTGAAGCAGGAAGCGTTCAAAGGCGCCATCCGGCACTCCGGCGATAACCTCACCGGCCACGGCGAAGGCGACGACGAGGTCATCACGGTCGACCTCACCGCACTGCCACCCGAAGTCTACGCATTGGTCTTCACCGTGAACTCGTTCGCGGGCCACAAGTTCGACCAGGTGGGCCGCGCACACTGCCGCCTGGTGGACGATCAATCCGGTACGGAGCTAGTGCGATTCGAACTGTCCAAGGGCGAGCCGACCACGGGTGTGTTCATGTGCATGCTCACGCGCGGCACGCACGGCTGGAATATGACGGCCCTCGGCGAATATGCCAAGGGCATAACCGTGCGCAAGATGGTGGACCCGGGCAAACGGTTCGTGCTGACGACCCTCTGA
- a CDS encoding DUF6973 domain-containing protein produces the protein MSAIPPTKSQIRAWNVAPLADQGLEWGRGVQSITDEHGAISRQLADSPGFWRGDASDAMRDKGTEALSSLSKVVTAFEKGELASSQIANILGFAKSTAVNAITEAENQKFIVAENGVVSYDDATLAWLYSQSEDTSWLTADFVLRKLANDHGTKIVKALQDAADAAESARKSIENAFADVPIPPDAELERIVTDYQVEADPDGMVKWPDGALKALMEAKSLGDFEPKDVTASEAAMLDQLSLGDKIRFYRIMTEAEDTAKEVFPNDNTQDNHTDAFRHTYWNALMTQEFGEDWTKEYTSKHEGRPDNAAVREAMDLYNNEIGRSIALNNPGASQEELRDLAKDAVQRGDTVLINQDKQLSRTNQVAEGQAVDSDLFDKNPKFLPGTPLPNDRPSPK, from the coding sequence ATGAGTGCGATCCCACCGACCAAGTCGCAGATCCGCGCCTGGAACGTTGCCCCGCTGGCCGATCAAGGGCTGGAATGGGGCCGCGGGGTCCAGTCCATCACCGACGAGCACGGAGCCATTTCCCGCCAACTCGCGGACTCCCCTGGCTTCTGGCGTGGCGACGCAAGCGATGCCATGCGCGATAAGGGCACCGAGGCCCTATCGTCTCTATCCAAGGTGGTCACCGCCTTCGAAAAGGGCGAGCTGGCCAGTTCGCAGATTGCCAACATTCTAGGTTTCGCGAAATCCACTGCGGTGAACGCGATTACCGAGGCCGAGAACCAGAAGTTCATCGTCGCCGAGAATGGTGTGGTCAGCTACGACGACGCGACTCTGGCCTGGCTTTACAGCCAATCCGAGGACACCTCCTGGCTGACAGCCGATTTCGTGTTGCGCAAACTTGCCAACGACCATGGGACGAAAATCGTCAAAGCGCTCCAGGACGCGGCCGATGCTGCGGAATCCGCCCGCAAATCCATCGAAAACGCATTCGCCGACGTGCCGATCCCGCCCGACGCCGAACTGGAGCGGATCGTGACCGACTATCAGGTCGAGGCCGATCCGGACGGAATGGTGAAGTGGCCGGATGGGGCGCTCAAGGCGTTGATGGAAGCAAAGAGCTTGGGCGACTTCGAGCCCAAGGATGTCACGGCGAGCGAGGCCGCCATGCTCGATCAGCTCAGCCTCGGCGACAAAATTCGGTTCTATCGCATTATGACCGAGGCGGAGGACACTGCCAAGGAAGTCTTCCCCAACGACAATACCCAGGACAACCACACCGACGCCTTCCGCCACACTTACTGGAACGCGCTGATGACTCAGGAATTCGGCGAGGACTGGACCAAGGAATACACCTCCAAGCACGAAGGCCGACCCGATAACGCCGCCGTGCGCGAGGCAATGGACCTGTACAACAACGAAATCGGACGTTCGATCGCGTTGAACAATCCCGGCGCAAGCCAGGAGGAGTTGCGCGATCTCGCCAAAGACGCTGTCCAGCGCGGGGATACCGTGCTGATCAACCAGGACAAACAGCTCAGCCGCACCAACCAGGTCGCCGAAGGTCAAGCCGTGGATTCGGACCTGTTCGATAAGAATCCGAAGTTCCTGCCCGGTACCCCACTACCGAACGACCGACCTTCGCCCAAGTGA
- a CDS encoding TerD family protein, whose product MELVKGANAPVTAGEVRVAVAAAAAVDVAALLLTPAGKVRSDSDFVFYNQPTAPGVDVHPPDAIRIVPGAVPGDIDKIVVTASLDGSGSADWGQAGPLRISVTDGATGAVLATFVPTGLGPETALIACELYRRQGAWKVRAVGQGYANGLAGIAADFGITVDDAPSISQPASPPVAPVPQSPAAPAGQPHAGPQPYSAPQPYVEQLPAAPQPYAQQPSAPALQPIAQQRPAAAAVTPHPGAARSSGSRR is encoded by the coding sequence ATGGAATTGGTCAAGGGTGCGAACGCGCCGGTTACCGCGGGAGAGGTGCGGGTCGCGGTAGCTGCTGCAGCGGCAGTGGATGTGGCGGCGCTGCTGCTCACGCCCGCCGGGAAAGTTCGCTCCGACAGTGATTTCGTCTTCTACAACCAGCCGACCGCGCCTGGCGTGGACGTGCATCCTCCGGACGCCATCCGCATTGTCCCGGGTGCGGTGCCCGGCGATATCGACAAGATTGTCGTCACCGCCAGCCTCGACGGTTCCGGGTCCGCCGACTGGGGACAGGCGGGCCCGCTGCGGATCTCGGTGACCGATGGTGCCACCGGGGCGGTCCTGGCCACCTTCGTGCCGACCGGTTTGGGCCCGGAGACCGCCCTGATCGCCTGTGAGCTCTATCGGCGTCAGGGTGCCTGGAAGGTGCGCGCGGTTGGGCAAGGGTATGCCAATGGATTGGCAGGTATCGCAGCCGATTTCGGGATCACTGTCGACGACGCGCCGAGCATCAGCCAGCCGGCATCGCCGCCCGTCGCGCCGGTCCCCCAGTCCCCTGCCGCACCAGCAGGCCAGCCACACGCCGGACCGCAGCCATACTCCGCGCCACAGCCGTACGTCGAACAGTTGCCCGCCGCACCACAGCCTTACGCCCAGCAACCATCCGCCCCAGCCCTGCAACCCATCGCCCAACAGCGGCCCGCCGCAGCCGCCGTCACGCCGCACCCGGGCGCAGCGCGCAGTTCGGGCAGCCGACGCTGA